A window of the Megalopta genalis isolate 19385.01 chromosome 2, iyMegGena1_principal, whole genome shotgun sequence genome harbors these coding sequences:
- the E(z) gene encoding histone-lysine N-methyltransferase E(z) isoform X3: MSKAKISAEWRKRVKSEYMRLRQMKRYKRADEVKIAWNQNRKVMSEEKRWTDGKAMWLAMQDIPPYVSCMKKAEVTSSDGDVQTCPVKIINAVTPIPTMYTWAPIQQNFMVEDETVLHNIPYMGDEILDQDGTFIEELIKNYDGKVHGDRESGFMDDSTFVDLVNALAQYEKEDKEREQTKKGKDKEDDKEKKDGGNIKNEVKSEKLEDVKTEGNPFPSMHIFNAISSMFPDKGRPEELKEKYIELTERSDPNVLPPECTPNIDGVNAKSVPREQTMHSFHTLFCRRCFKYDCFLHPARGTSPQGLQVCHPGPNLQKRKGPDLKPFSEPCGTECYMHLEGMKEKLAAQAADIKDEESDEKRGAPRKVRKQASVDSGNEASSEDSNDSNKYSQGGGCQDFKQNVNKETKPEESVEDQTQPENQVPFTLLGLNKRIKTENELSWTGSEQSLFRALHKAFPGNPCALAQIMLTKTCQEVYRFAQKEASDIPAIENLKDFTPPRKKKKKHRLWSMHCRKIQLKKDSGANHVHNFAPCDHPGRQCDNSCPCIQAQNFCEKFCQCSSECQNRFPGCRCKAQCNTKQCPCYLAVRECDPDLCQTCGADQFHITKISCKNVSVQRGLHKHLLMAPSDVAGWGIFLKESAAKNEFISEYCGEIISQDEADRRGKVYDKYMCSFLFNLNNDFVVDATRKGNKIRFANHSINPNCYAKVMMVNGDHRIGIFAKRAIQPGEELFFDYRYGPTEQLKFVGIEREMEFL; this comes from the exons ATGTCGAAAGCTAAAATCTCCGCAGAATGGAGGAAACGCGTAAAGTCCGAGTATATGCGTTTACGGCAAATGAAACGCTATAAAAGGGCAGATGAGGTAAAGATAGCTTGGAATCAAAACCGCAAGGTTATGTCTG AAGAGAAACGATGGACCGATGGAAAAGCAATGTGGCTAGCAATGCAAGACATTCCTCCTTATGTTTCCTGTATGAAGAAGGCGGAAGTTACAAGTTCTGATGGAGATGTGCAAACTTGTCCTGTTAAAATCATTAATGCTGTAACTCCTATACCAACTATGTATACGTGGGCACCTATACAACAGAACTTCATGGTAGAAGATGAAACAGTTTTGCATAACATACCATATATGGGAGATGAAATTTTAGACCAAGACGGCACATTTATcgaagaattaataaaaaattatgatgGAAAG GTTCACGGAGACAGAGAATCTGGTTTTATGGATGATTCCACATTTGTTGATTTGGTAAATGCTTTGGCACAATATGAAAAagaagataaagagagagaacaaacgaaaaaaggaAAGGATAAGGAAGATGATAAAGAAAAGAAGGACGGTGGGAATATTAAAAACGAGGTCAAGTCTGAGAAATTAGAAGACGTTAAAACAGAAGGGAATCCATTTCCGTCGATGCACATTTTCAAT GCAATATCCAGCATGTTTCCTGACAAAGGAAGACCAGAAGAGTTAAAGGAAAAATACATAGAGTTGACGGAAAGATCGGATCCAAATGTTCTACCACCAGAGTGTACACCAAATATCGATGGTGTGAACGCAAAGAGTGTACCTCGGGAACAAACGATGCATTCTTTTCATACTTTGTTTTGTAGAAGATGTTTTAAATACGACTGTTTTCTACACC CAGCCAGGGGAACTTCGCCGCAAG GTCTTCAAGTCTGTCATCCCGGCCCGAATCTGCAGAAACGAAAAGGGCCCGACCTAAAACCGTTCTCTGAACCGTGTGGGACAGAATGTTACATGCACTTG GAGGGAATGAAGGAAAAACTTGCGGCTCAAGCGGCTGACATCAAAGATGAGGAAAGCGACGAGAAACGCGGAGCTCCTAGAAAAGTACGGAAACAAGCAAGTGTTGATTCAGGAAATGAAGCTAGCAGTGAAGATAGCAATGATAGCAATAAGTATAGTCAAGGAGGTGGTTGTCAAG attttaaacaaaacgtGAATAAAGAAACAAAACCGGAGGAGTCTGTGGAAGATCAGACCCAACCGGAGAATCAGGTGCCGTTTACATTGCTTGGTCTTAATAAACGTATCAAAACGGAAAATGAGCTTTCGTGGACCGGCTCCGAACAGAGTTTATTTCGAGCCCTGCATAAGGCTTTTCCTGGTAATCCATGCGCATTAGCGCAGATAATGTTGACGAAAACTTGTCAAGAGGTGTATAGATTTGCGCAGAAGGAGGCCTCCGACATTCCAGCAATCGAGAACTTGAAAGATTTTACACCTCCgcgcaagaagaagaagaagcatcgGCTTTGGTCGATGCATTGCAGAAAAATACAATTGAAAAAAGATTCTG GTGCCAATCACGTGCATAATTTCGCACCATGCGACCATCCAGGAAGACAATGCGACAATTCTTGTCCGTGTATACAAGCTCAGAACTTTTGTGAAAAATTCTGTCAGTGTAGCAGCGAATGCCAAAACCGGTTTCCAGGATGTAGGTGCAAAGCTCAGTGTAATACCAAGCAATGCCCTTGTTATCTAGCCGTAAGGGAATGCGACCCGGATCTCTGTCAAACTTGCGGCGCGGATCAGTTTCACATTACCAAGATATCTTGTAAGAACGTCAGTGTCCAACGAGGTCTTC ATAAGCATCTTTTGATGGCGCCTTCCGACGTCGCTGGTTGGGGAATATTTCTTAAAGAATCTGCGGCCAAGAATGAGTTTATTTCCGAATATTGCGGAGAGATAATCAGTCAAGATGAAGCCGACAGAAGGGGCAAAGTGTATGACAAATACATGTGtagttttctcttcaatctgaATAACG ATTTTGTTGTGGACGCAACAAGGAAGGGAAATAAAATACGATTCGCCAATCATTCGATAAATCCAAATTGTTACGCGAAAGTGATGATGGTGAACGGCGATCATAGAATAGGTATATTCGCCAAGCGAGCTATTCAACCTGGCGAGGAGCTGTTTTTCGATTACAG ATATGGACCAACAGAACAATTGAAGTTCGTCGGCATCGAACGGGAAATGGAATTTCTGTAA
- the E(z) gene encoding histone-lysine N-methyltransferase E(z) isoform X1, translating into MSKAKISAEWRKRVKSEYMRLRQMKRYKRADEVKIAWNQNRKVMSELLTTEEKRWTDGKAMWLAMQDIPPYVSCMKKAEVTSSDGDVQTCPVKIINAVTPIPTMYTWAPIQQNFMVEDETVLHNIPYMGDEILDQDGTFIEELIKNYDGKVHGDRESGFMDDSTFVDLVNALAQYEKEDKEREQTKKGKDKEDDKEKKDGGNIKNEVKSEKLEDVKTEGNPFPSMHIFNAISSMFPDKGRPEELKEKYIELTERSDPNVLPPECTPNIDGVNAKSVPREQTMHSFHTLFCRRCFKYDCFLHPARGTSPQGLQVCHPGPNLQKRKGPDLKPFSEPCGTECYMHLEGMKEKLAAQAADIKDEESDEKRGAPRKVRKQASVDSGNEASSEDSNDSNKYSQGGGCQDFKQNVNKETKPEESVEDQTQPENQVPFTLLGLNKRIKTENELSWTGSEQSLFRALHKAFPGNPCALAQIMLTKTCQEVYRFAQKEASDIPAIENLKDFTPPRKKKKKHRLWSMHCRKIQLKKDSGANHVHNFAPCDHPGRQCDNSCPCIQAQNFCEKFCQCSSECQNRFPGCRCKAQCNTKQCPCYLAVRECDPDLCQTCGADQFHITKISCKNVSVQRGLHKHLLMAPSDVAGWGIFLKESAAKNEFISEYCGEIISQDEADRRGKVYDKYMCSFLFNLNNDFVVDATRKGNKIRFANHSINPNCYAKVMMVNGDHRIGIFAKRAIQPGEELFFDYRYGPTEQLKFVGIEREMEFL; encoded by the exons ATGTCGAAAGCTAAAATCTCCGCAGAATGGAGGAAACGCGTAAAGTCCGAGTATATGCGTTTACGGCAAATGAAACGCTATAAAAGGGCAGATGAGGTAAAGATAGCTTGGAATCAAAACCGCAAGGTTATGTCTG aacTATTAACAACAGAAGAGAAACGATGGACCGATGGAAAAGCAATGTGGCTAGCAATGCAAGACATTCCTCCTTATGTTTCCTGTATGAAGAAGGCGGAAGTTACAAGTTCTGATGGAGATGTGCAAACTTGTCCTGTTAAAATCATTAATGCTGTAACTCCTATACCAACTATGTATACGTGGGCACCTATACAACAGAACTTCATGGTAGAAGATGAAACAGTTTTGCATAACATACCATATATGGGAGATGAAATTTTAGACCAAGACGGCACATTTATcgaagaattaataaaaaattatgatgGAAAG GTTCACGGAGACAGAGAATCTGGTTTTATGGATGATTCCACATTTGTTGATTTGGTAAATGCTTTGGCACAATATGAAAAagaagataaagagagagaacaaacgaaaaaaggaAAGGATAAGGAAGATGATAAAGAAAAGAAGGACGGTGGGAATATTAAAAACGAGGTCAAGTCTGAGAAATTAGAAGACGTTAAAACAGAAGGGAATCCATTTCCGTCGATGCACATTTTCAAT GCAATATCCAGCATGTTTCCTGACAAAGGAAGACCAGAAGAGTTAAAGGAAAAATACATAGAGTTGACGGAAAGATCGGATCCAAATGTTCTACCACCAGAGTGTACACCAAATATCGATGGTGTGAACGCAAAGAGTGTACCTCGGGAACAAACGATGCATTCTTTTCATACTTTGTTTTGTAGAAGATGTTTTAAATACGACTGTTTTCTACACC CAGCCAGGGGAACTTCGCCGCAAG GTCTTCAAGTCTGTCATCCCGGCCCGAATCTGCAGAAACGAAAAGGGCCCGACCTAAAACCGTTCTCTGAACCGTGTGGGACAGAATGTTACATGCACTTG GAGGGAATGAAGGAAAAACTTGCGGCTCAAGCGGCTGACATCAAAGATGAGGAAAGCGACGAGAAACGCGGAGCTCCTAGAAAAGTACGGAAACAAGCAAGTGTTGATTCAGGAAATGAAGCTAGCAGTGAAGATAGCAATGATAGCAATAAGTATAGTCAAGGAGGTGGTTGTCAAG attttaaacaaaacgtGAATAAAGAAACAAAACCGGAGGAGTCTGTGGAAGATCAGACCCAACCGGAGAATCAGGTGCCGTTTACATTGCTTGGTCTTAATAAACGTATCAAAACGGAAAATGAGCTTTCGTGGACCGGCTCCGAACAGAGTTTATTTCGAGCCCTGCATAAGGCTTTTCCTGGTAATCCATGCGCATTAGCGCAGATAATGTTGACGAAAACTTGTCAAGAGGTGTATAGATTTGCGCAGAAGGAGGCCTCCGACATTCCAGCAATCGAGAACTTGAAAGATTTTACACCTCCgcgcaagaagaagaagaagcatcgGCTTTGGTCGATGCATTGCAGAAAAATACAATTGAAAAAAGATTCTG GTGCCAATCACGTGCATAATTTCGCACCATGCGACCATCCAGGAAGACAATGCGACAATTCTTGTCCGTGTATACAAGCTCAGAACTTTTGTGAAAAATTCTGTCAGTGTAGCAGCGAATGCCAAAACCGGTTTCCAGGATGTAGGTGCAAAGCTCAGTGTAATACCAAGCAATGCCCTTGTTATCTAGCCGTAAGGGAATGCGACCCGGATCTCTGTCAAACTTGCGGCGCGGATCAGTTTCACATTACCAAGATATCTTGTAAGAACGTCAGTGTCCAACGAGGTCTTC ATAAGCATCTTTTGATGGCGCCTTCCGACGTCGCTGGTTGGGGAATATTTCTTAAAGAATCTGCGGCCAAGAATGAGTTTATTTCCGAATATTGCGGAGAGATAATCAGTCAAGATGAAGCCGACAGAAGGGGCAAAGTGTATGACAAATACATGTGtagttttctcttcaatctgaATAACG ATTTTGTTGTGGACGCAACAAGGAAGGGAAATAAAATACGATTCGCCAATCATTCGATAAATCCAAATTGTTACGCGAAAGTGATGATGGTGAACGGCGATCATAGAATAGGTATATTCGCCAAGCGAGCTATTCAACCTGGCGAGGAGCTGTTTTTCGATTACAG ATATGGACCAACAGAACAATTGAAGTTCGTCGGCATCGAACGGGAAATGGAATTTCTGTAA
- the E(z) gene encoding histone-lysine N-methyltransferase E(z) isoform X2 — translation MSKAKISAEWRKRVKSEYMRLRQMKRYKRADEVKIAWNQNRKVMSELLTTEEKRWTDGKAMWLAMQDIPPYVSCMKKAEVTSSDGDVQTCPVKIINAVTPIPTMYTWAPIQQNFMVEDETVLHNIPYMGDEILDQDGTFIEELIKNYDGKVHGDRESGFMDDSTFVDLVNALAQYEKEDKEREQTKKGKDKEDDKEKKDGGNIKNEVKSEKLEDVKTEGNPFPSMHIFNAISSMFPDKGRPEELKEKYIELTERSDPNVLPPECTPNIDGVNAKSVPREQTMHSFHTLFCRRCFKYDCFLHPRGTSPQGLQVCHPGPNLQKRKGPDLKPFSEPCGTECYMHLEGMKEKLAAQAADIKDEESDEKRGAPRKVRKQASVDSGNEASSEDSNDSNKYSQGGGCQDFKQNVNKETKPEESVEDQTQPENQVPFTLLGLNKRIKTENELSWTGSEQSLFRALHKAFPGNPCALAQIMLTKTCQEVYRFAQKEASDIPAIENLKDFTPPRKKKKKHRLWSMHCRKIQLKKDSGANHVHNFAPCDHPGRQCDNSCPCIQAQNFCEKFCQCSSECQNRFPGCRCKAQCNTKQCPCYLAVRECDPDLCQTCGADQFHITKISCKNVSVQRGLHKHLLMAPSDVAGWGIFLKESAAKNEFISEYCGEIISQDEADRRGKVYDKYMCSFLFNLNNDFVVDATRKGNKIRFANHSINPNCYAKVMMVNGDHRIGIFAKRAIQPGEELFFDYRYGPTEQLKFVGIEREMEFL, via the exons ATGTCGAAAGCTAAAATCTCCGCAGAATGGAGGAAACGCGTAAAGTCCGAGTATATGCGTTTACGGCAAATGAAACGCTATAAAAGGGCAGATGAGGTAAAGATAGCTTGGAATCAAAACCGCAAGGTTATGTCTG aacTATTAACAACAGAAGAGAAACGATGGACCGATGGAAAAGCAATGTGGCTAGCAATGCAAGACATTCCTCCTTATGTTTCCTGTATGAAGAAGGCGGAAGTTACAAGTTCTGATGGAGATGTGCAAACTTGTCCTGTTAAAATCATTAATGCTGTAACTCCTATACCAACTATGTATACGTGGGCACCTATACAACAGAACTTCATGGTAGAAGATGAAACAGTTTTGCATAACATACCATATATGGGAGATGAAATTTTAGACCAAGACGGCACATTTATcgaagaattaataaaaaattatgatgGAAAG GTTCACGGAGACAGAGAATCTGGTTTTATGGATGATTCCACATTTGTTGATTTGGTAAATGCTTTGGCACAATATGAAAAagaagataaagagagagaacaaacgaaaaaaggaAAGGATAAGGAAGATGATAAAGAAAAGAAGGACGGTGGGAATATTAAAAACGAGGTCAAGTCTGAGAAATTAGAAGACGTTAAAACAGAAGGGAATCCATTTCCGTCGATGCACATTTTCAAT GCAATATCCAGCATGTTTCCTGACAAAGGAAGACCAGAAGAGTTAAAGGAAAAATACATAGAGTTGACGGAAAGATCGGATCCAAATGTTCTACCACCAGAGTGTACACCAAATATCGATGGTGTGAACGCAAAGAGTGTACCTCGGGAACAAACGATGCATTCTTTTCATACTTTGTTTTGTAGAAGATGTTTTAAATACGACTGTTTTCTACACC CCAGGGGAACTTCGCCGCAAG GTCTTCAAGTCTGTCATCCCGGCCCGAATCTGCAGAAACGAAAAGGGCCCGACCTAAAACCGTTCTCTGAACCGTGTGGGACAGAATGTTACATGCACTTG GAGGGAATGAAGGAAAAACTTGCGGCTCAAGCGGCTGACATCAAAGATGAGGAAAGCGACGAGAAACGCGGAGCTCCTAGAAAAGTACGGAAACAAGCAAGTGTTGATTCAGGAAATGAAGCTAGCAGTGAAGATAGCAATGATAGCAATAAGTATAGTCAAGGAGGTGGTTGTCAAG attttaaacaaaacgtGAATAAAGAAACAAAACCGGAGGAGTCTGTGGAAGATCAGACCCAACCGGAGAATCAGGTGCCGTTTACATTGCTTGGTCTTAATAAACGTATCAAAACGGAAAATGAGCTTTCGTGGACCGGCTCCGAACAGAGTTTATTTCGAGCCCTGCATAAGGCTTTTCCTGGTAATCCATGCGCATTAGCGCAGATAATGTTGACGAAAACTTGTCAAGAGGTGTATAGATTTGCGCAGAAGGAGGCCTCCGACATTCCAGCAATCGAGAACTTGAAAGATTTTACACCTCCgcgcaagaagaagaagaagcatcgGCTTTGGTCGATGCATTGCAGAAAAATACAATTGAAAAAAGATTCTG GTGCCAATCACGTGCATAATTTCGCACCATGCGACCATCCAGGAAGACAATGCGACAATTCTTGTCCGTGTATACAAGCTCAGAACTTTTGTGAAAAATTCTGTCAGTGTAGCAGCGAATGCCAAAACCGGTTTCCAGGATGTAGGTGCAAAGCTCAGTGTAATACCAAGCAATGCCCTTGTTATCTAGCCGTAAGGGAATGCGACCCGGATCTCTGTCAAACTTGCGGCGCGGATCAGTTTCACATTACCAAGATATCTTGTAAGAACGTCAGTGTCCAACGAGGTCTTC ATAAGCATCTTTTGATGGCGCCTTCCGACGTCGCTGGTTGGGGAATATTTCTTAAAGAATCTGCGGCCAAGAATGAGTTTATTTCCGAATATTGCGGAGAGATAATCAGTCAAGATGAAGCCGACAGAAGGGGCAAAGTGTATGACAAATACATGTGtagttttctcttcaatctgaATAACG ATTTTGTTGTGGACGCAACAAGGAAGGGAAATAAAATACGATTCGCCAATCATTCGATAAATCCAAATTGTTACGCGAAAGTGATGATGGTGAACGGCGATCATAGAATAGGTATATTCGCCAAGCGAGCTATTCAACCTGGCGAGGAGCTGTTTTTCGATTACAG ATATGGACCAACAGAACAATTGAAGTTCGTCGGCATCGAACGGGAAATGGAATTTCTGTAA
- the E(z) gene encoding histone-lysine N-methyltransferase E(z) isoform X4: MSKAKISAEWRKRVKSEYMRLRQMKRYKRADEVKIAWNQNRKVMSELLTTEEKRWTDGKAMWLAMQDIPPYVSCMKKAEVTSSDGDVQTCPVKIINAVTPIPTMYTWAPIQQNFMVEDETVLHNIPYMGDEILDQDGTFIEELIKNYDGKVHGDRESGFMDDSTFVDLVNALAQYEKEDKEREQTKKGKDKEDDKEKKDGGNIKNEVKSEKLEDVKTEGNPFPSMHIFNAISSMFPDKGRPEELKEKYIELTERSDPNVLPPECTPNIDGVNAKSVPREQTMHSFHTLFCRRCFKYDCFLHRLQVCHPGPNLQKRKGPDLKPFSEPCGTECYMHLEGMKEKLAAQAADIKDEESDEKRGAPRKVRKQASVDSGNEASSEDSNDSNKYSQGGGCQDFKQNVNKETKPEESVEDQTQPENQVPFTLLGLNKRIKTENELSWTGSEQSLFRALHKAFPGNPCALAQIMLTKTCQEVYRFAQKEASDIPAIENLKDFTPPRKKKKKHRLWSMHCRKIQLKKDSGANHVHNFAPCDHPGRQCDNSCPCIQAQNFCEKFCQCSSECQNRFPGCRCKAQCNTKQCPCYLAVRECDPDLCQTCGADQFHITKISCKNVSVQRGLHKHLLMAPSDVAGWGIFLKESAAKNEFISEYCGEIISQDEADRRGKVYDKYMCSFLFNLNNDFVVDATRKGNKIRFANHSINPNCYAKVMMVNGDHRIGIFAKRAIQPGEELFFDYRYGPTEQLKFVGIEREMEFL, encoded by the exons ATGTCGAAAGCTAAAATCTCCGCAGAATGGAGGAAACGCGTAAAGTCCGAGTATATGCGTTTACGGCAAATGAAACGCTATAAAAGGGCAGATGAGGTAAAGATAGCTTGGAATCAAAACCGCAAGGTTATGTCTG aacTATTAACAACAGAAGAGAAACGATGGACCGATGGAAAAGCAATGTGGCTAGCAATGCAAGACATTCCTCCTTATGTTTCCTGTATGAAGAAGGCGGAAGTTACAAGTTCTGATGGAGATGTGCAAACTTGTCCTGTTAAAATCATTAATGCTGTAACTCCTATACCAACTATGTATACGTGGGCACCTATACAACAGAACTTCATGGTAGAAGATGAAACAGTTTTGCATAACATACCATATATGGGAGATGAAATTTTAGACCAAGACGGCACATTTATcgaagaattaataaaaaattatgatgGAAAG GTTCACGGAGACAGAGAATCTGGTTTTATGGATGATTCCACATTTGTTGATTTGGTAAATGCTTTGGCACAATATGAAAAagaagataaagagagagaacaaacgaaaaaaggaAAGGATAAGGAAGATGATAAAGAAAAGAAGGACGGTGGGAATATTAAAAACGAGGTCAAGTCTGAGAAATTAGAAGACGTTAAAACAGAAGGGAATCCATTTCCGTCGATGCACATTTTCAAT GCAATATCCAGCATGTTTCCTGACAAAGGAAGACCAGAAGAGTTAAAGGAAAAATACATAGAGTTGACGGAAAGATCGGATCCAAATGTTCTACCACCAGAGTGTACACCAAATATCGATGGTGTGAACGCAAAGAGTGTACCTCGGGAACAAACGATGCATTCTTTTCATACTTTGTTTTGTAGAAGATGTTTTAAATACGACTGTTTTCTACACC GTCTTCAAGTCTGTCATCCCGGCCCGAATCTGCAGAAACGAAAAGGGCCCGACCTAAAACCGTTCTCTGAACCGTGTGGGACAGAATGTTACATGCACTTG GAGGGAATGAAGGAAAAACTTGCGGCTCAAGCGGCTGACATCAAAGATGAGGAAAGCGACGAGAAACGCGGAGCTCCTAGAAAAGTACGGAAACAAGCAAGTGTTGATTCAGGAAATGAAGCTAGCAGTGAAGATAGCAATGATAGCAATAAGTATAGTCAAGGAGGTGGTTGTCAAG attttaaacaaaacgtGAATAAAGAAACAAAACCGGAGGAGTCTGTGGAAGATCAGACCCAACCGGAGAATCAGGTGCCGTTTACATTGCTTGGTCTTAATAAACGTATCAAAACGGAAAATGAGCTTTCGTGGACCGGCTCCGAACAGAGTTTATTTCGAGCCCTGCATAAGGCTTTTCCTGGTAATCCATGCGCATTAGCGCAGATAATGTTGACGAAAACTTGTCAAGAGGTGTATAGATTTGCGCAGAAGGAGGCCTCCGACATTCCAGCAATCGAGAACTTGAAAGATTTTACACCTCCgcgcaagaagaagaagaagcatcgGCTTTGGTCGATGCATTGCAGAAAAATACAATTGAAAAAAGATTCTG GTGCCAATCACGTGCATAATTTCGCACCATGCGACCATCCAGGAAGACAATGCGACAATTCTTGTCCGTGTATACAAGCTCAGAACTTTTGTGAAAAATTCTGTCAGTGTAGCAGCGAATGCCAAAACCGGTTTCCAGGATGTAGGTGCAAAGCTCAGTGTAATACCAAGCAATGCCCTTGTTATCTAGCCGTAAGGGAATGCGACCCGGATCTCTGTCAAACTTGCGGCGCGGATCAGTTTCACATTACCAAGATATCTTGTAAGAACGTCAGTGTCCAACGAGGTCTTC ATAAGCATCTTTTGATGGCGCCTTCCGACGTCGCTGGTTGGGGAATATTTCTTAAAGAATCTGCGGCCAAGAATGAGTTTATTTCCGAATATTGCGGAGAGATAATCAGTCAAGATGAAGCCGACAGAAGGGGCAAAGTGTATGACAAATACATGTGtagttttctcttcaatctgaATAACG ATTTTGTTGTGGACGCAACAAGGAAGGGAAATAAAATACGATTCGCCAATCATTCGATAAATCCAAATTGTTACGCGAAAGTGATGATGGTGAACGGCGATCATAGAATAGGTATATTCGCCAAGCGAGCTATTCAACCTGGCGAGGAGCTGTTTTTCGATTACAG ATATGGACCAACAGAACAATTGAAGTTCGTCGGCATCGAACGGGAAATGGAATTTCTGTAA